The Nocardioides salarius genome includes a region encoding these proteins:
- the recN gene encoding DNA repair protein RecN, which translates to MIEEIRISSLGVIDASTLELGPGLTVITGETGAGKTMIVTALGLLLGGRSDSGAVRVGARTARVEGVVATGDLPDLVTAVEEAGGEVEDQRVVLARNVSAEGRSRAFVGGAGVPVSALAAVAEPLVAVHGQSDQHRLLQPRAQRGALDRFGGKPLAALLESWTTLFDRLRAVETELEDVVTHARERAREADLLRFGLGEVEAVSPEPGEEEELGAEETRLGFADTLRTAAEHAREALSSEDGAPDALATASAARTALEAVREHDPEAGALADRLADVTYLLSDVAADVAGYASRIDVDPARLAGVSERRAALTALTRKYGDTVEEVLAWAERSAARLLELDGTDERIEQLRGEQARLREQLAEAGEQLTAARRAAAERLAAEVTSELGLLAMPHARLGISVHQHESAAPAEGEPQPGAPLHVGGRWLRYARSGLDEVEMLLAANTGSEPRPLHKGASGGELSRVMLALEVALAGTSPVPTFVFDEVDAGVGGAAAVEVGRRLAQLARNAQVLVVTHLPQVAAYADRHVVVRKSRDGTITSSGLTLLDEAAREVELSRMMAGLAGSDTAVAHARELLEVAQPARALA; encoded by the coding sequence ATGATCGAGGAGATCCGCATCAGCTCGCTGGGCGTCATCGACGCCTCCACGCTCGAGCTGGGGCCCGGTCTGACCGTGATCACCGGTGAGACCGGCGCCGGCAAGACGATGATCGTGACCGCCCTGGGCCTGCTCCTCGGCGGACGCAGCGACAGCGGCGCCGTGCGCGTGGGCGCCCGCACCGCACGCGTCGAGGGCGTGGTCGCCACCGGCGACCTGCCCGACCTGGTGACCGCGGTCGAGGAGGCCGGCGGGGAGGTCGAGGACCAGCGCGTGGTGCTGGCCCGCAACGTCTCCGCCGAGGGCCGCTCCCGCGCGTTCGTGGGCGGCGCGGGGGTGCCGGTCTCGGCGCTGGCCGCGGTCGCCGAGCCCCTGGTCGCCGTGCACGGCCAGTCCGACCAGCACCGGCTGCTGCAGCCGCGGGCCCAGCGCGGGGCCCTCGACCGCTTCGGCGGCAAGCCCCTGGCGGCCCTGCTGGAGTCGTGGACCACCCTCTTCGACCGGCTGCGCGCGGTGGAGACCGAGCTCGAGGACGTCGTCACCCACGCCCGTGAGCGGGCCCGTGAGGCCGACCTGCTGCGCTTCGGCCTCGGCGAGGTCGAGGCGGTCTCGCCCGAGCCCGGCGAGGAGGAGGAGCTCGGCGCCGAGGAGACCCGGCTGGGCTTCGCCGACACCCTGCGCACCGCCGCCGAGCACGCCCGGGAGGCGCTCTCGAGCGAGGACGGCGCCCCCGACGCGCTGGCCACCGCCTCGGCCGCCCGCACCGCCCTCGAGGCGGTGCGCGAGCACGACCCCGAGGCCGGCGCCCTGGCCGACCGGCTCGCCGACGTGACCTACCTGCTCTCCGACGTCGCCGCCGACGTCGCGGGCTACGCCAGCCGGATCGACGTCGACCCCGCGCGGCTCGCCGGGGTCTCCGAGCGGCGCGCCGCCCTGACCGCGCTGACCCGCAAGTACGGCGACACGGTCGAGGAGGTGCTGGCCTGGGCCGAGCGGTCGGCCGCCCGCCTGCTCGAGCTCGACGGCACCGACGAGCGCATCGAGCAGCTGCGCGGCGAGCAGGCCCGGCTGCGCGAGCAGCTCGCCGAGGCGGGCGAGCAGCTCACCGCCGCCCGGCGCGCCGCCGCCGAGCGGCTCGCCGCGGAGGTCACCTCCGAGCTCGGGCTGCTCGCCATGCCGCACGCCCGGCTGGGCATCAGCGTCCACCAGCACGAGAGCGCCGCGCCCGCCGAGGGCGAGCCGCAGCCCGGGGCACCGCTCCACGTGGGCGGCCGGTGGCTGCGCTACGCCCGCTCGGGCCTCGACGAGGTGGAGATGCTGCTGGCCGCCAACACCGGCAGCGAGCCCCGTCCCCTGCACAAGGGCGCCTCGGGCGGTGAGCTGTCACGGGTGATGCTGGCCCTCGAGGTGGCCCTGGCCGGCACCAGCCCGGTGCCCACCTTCGTCTTCGACGAGGTCGACGCGGGTGTCGGGGGTGCGGCCGCCGTCGAGGTCGGTCGCCGCCTGGCCCAGCTGGCCCGCAACGCGCAGGTGCTGGTGGTGACCCACCTGCCCCAGGTGGCGGCGTACGCCGACCGCCACGTGGTGGTGCGCAAGTCGCGGGACGGCACCATCACCAGCTCGGGCCTCACGCTCCTCGACGAGGCGGCCCGCGAGGTCGAGCTGTCGCGGATGATGGCGGGGCTGGCCGGCTCCGACACGGCCGTCGCGCACGCCCGCGAGCTGCTCGAGGTGGCCCAGCCGGCACGCGCCCTGGCCTGA
- a CDS encoding NAD kinase: MLTHTGREEARSAAREVAAALAGHGMVVRMIAREALDLDMSVDVETTQDESGASAGCELTLVIGGDGTILRAAEITRDSGTPVLGVNLGHVGFLAEAEHDDLASVIDAVVAQRYTVEDRMSIDVRVLRDGEVVTSTFALNEASVEKAARERMLEVVVEVDGRPLSRWGCDGVVCATPTGSTAYNFSAGGPVVWPGVEALLMVPISAHALFARPLVVAPTSVLAVEVLARTDSAGVLWCDGRRAVDLPPGARIEVRRGERPVRLARLHEAPFTDRLVAKFGLPVEGWRGSAERRRRGQHA; this comes from the coding sequence ATGCTGACCCACACCGGTCGCGAGGAGGCCCGCAGCGCCGCGCGTGAGGTCGCCGCCGCGCTGGCCGGGCACGGGATGGTCGTGCGGATGATCGCCCGCGAGGCCCTCGACCTGGACATGAGCGTCGACGTCGAGACCACGCAGGACGAGTCGGGCGCCAGCGCCGGCTGCGAGCTCACGCTGGTCATCGGTGGCGACGGCACGATCCTGCGCGCCGCCGAGATCACCCGCGACTCCGGCACCCCGGTGCTCGGCGTCAACCTCGGCCACGTCGGCTTCCTGGCCGAGGCCGAGCACGACGACCTCGCCTCGGTCATCGACGCGGTGGTGGCCCAGCGCTACACCGTCGAGGACCGGATGAGCATCGACGTGCGGGTGCTGCGCGACGGCGAGGTCGTCACCTCGACCTTCGCGCTCAACGAGGCCAGCGTCGAGAAGGCCGCCCGCGAGCGGATGCTCGAGGTGGTCGTCGAGGTCGACGGCCGTCCGCTCTCGCGCTGGGGCTGCGACGGGGTCGTGTGCGCCACCCCGACCGGCTCGACCGCCTACAACTTCTCCGCCGGCGGCCCCGTGGTCTGGCCCGGCGTCGAGGCGCTGCTGATGGTGCCGATCAGCGCCCACGCGCTCTTCGCGCGTCCGCTGGTGGTGGCGCCCACCTCGGTGCTCGCGGTCGAGGTGCTCGCGCGCACCGACTCGGCCGGTGTGCTGTGGTGCGACGGCCGGCGCGCCGTCGACCTGCCGCCCGGCGCCCGGATCGAGGTGCGCCGCGGCGAGCGGCCCGTCCGCCTGGCCCGCCTGCACGAGGCGCCCTTCACCGACCGGCTCGTGGCCAAGTTCGGGCTGCCCGTCGAGGGCTGGCGCGGCTCGGCCGAGCGGCGACGCAGGGGGCAGCACGCATGA
- a CDS encoding TlyA family RNA methyltransferase, with protein MPPRRLRLDAELVRRGLARSREHASELVAQGRVKVSGAVASKPATGVTTDVAILVTEVDGVPDFVSRGGHKLSGALAAFGPHGFSVAGRRCLDAGASTGGFTDVLLRAGAAEVVAVDVGYGQLAWSLRQDERVRVHDRTNIRELTPELVGGPVEVVVGDLSFISLVLVLDAVLSVCADDADLALMVKPQFEVGKDRVGKGGVVRDLDLRAEAVTTVAAAAAQHGWGAVMATTSPLPGPSGNVEFFLWLRRGPARVDADDLARLVRGEDPVGEPGERVER; from the coding sequence GTGCCGCCTCGTCGCCTGCGTCTCGACGCGGAGCTGGTCCGCCGCGGCCTGGCCCGCTCGCGCGAGCACGCCTCCGAGCTGGTGGCCCAGGGGCGGGTCAAGGTCTCCGGCGCCGTCGCCTCCAAGCCGGCGACGGGGGTGACCACCGACGTGGCCATCCTGGTCACCGAGGTCGACGGGGTGCCCGACTTCGTCTCCCGCGGCGGGCACAAGCTCAGCGGGGCGCTGGCCGCCTTCGGCCCGCACGGCTTCTCGGTCGCCGGTCGGCGCTGCCTCGACGCCGGGGCGTCCACCGGCGGCTTCACCGACGTGCTGCTGCGCGCCGGCGCCGCCGAGGTGGTCGCCGTCGACGTCGGCTACGGCCAGCTGGCCTGGTCGCTGCGCCAGGACGAGCGGGTGCGCGTGCACGACCGCACCAACATCCGCGAGCTGACCCCGGAGCTGGTCGGCGGCCCGGTCGAGGTGGTGGTCGGCGACCTGTCGTTCATCTCCCTGGTGCTGGTGCTCGACGCGGTGCTCTCGGTCTGCGCCGACGACGCCGACCTGGCCCTGATGGTCAAGCCGCAGTTCGAGGTGGGCAAGGACCGCGTCGGCAAGGGCGGGGTGGTGCGCGACCTCGACCTGCGCGCCGAGGCGGTGACCACCGTCGCCGCCGCCGCCGCGCAGCACGGCTGGGGCGCGGTGATGGCGACCACCAGCCCCCTGCCCGGTCCCTCGGGCAACGTGGAGTTCTTCCTGTGGCTGCGGCGCGGCCCCGCTCGCGTCGACGCCGACGACCTCGCCCGTCTCGTGCGGGGCGAGGACCCGGTGGGGGAGCCGGGTGAGAGGGTGGAGCGGTGA
- a CDS encoding HAD-IIA family hydrolase, whose translation MLRGTSEALTERHDLAMLDLDGVVYVDGEAVPRAAESISSAREAGMRVAFITNNASRTPTTVAEHLCRLGVRADAADVVTSAQAAARVLVEELGEGARVVLLGAEGLDEAVRAVGLEPVGVEDDAAAVVTGYGPDVRWREVMRAAVRIRDGLWWVASNTDLSIPTAYGTAPGHGVLVETLQRFSGVDPVVAGKPARPLLDETVRRVGGQRPLMVGDRLDTDIEGAVATGVEALLVLTGVTDLAALLSARAQERPTYLHLDLRGLLEPHPEVVVDGTGAICGGWTARVDDGRLVVQGQGDETDWWRSAAVAGWAHLDATGDVASTGDLVGPPTPVSR comes from the coding sequence GTGCTGCGTGGGACGAGCGAGGCGCTGACCGAGCGCCACGACCTGGCGATGCTCGACCTCGACGGCGTCGTGTACGTCGACGGCGAGGCCGTGCCGCGCGCCGCGGAGTCGATCTCGAGTGCCCGCGAGGCGGGGATGCGGGTCGCCTTCATCACCAACAACGCCTCGCGCACCCCCACGACGGTGGCCGAGCACCTGTGCCGCCTGGGGGTCCGGGCCGATGCCGCCGACGTCGTGACCTCCGCGCAGGCCGCGGCTCGGGTCCTGGTCGAGGAGCTGGGGGAGGGCGCCCGGGTCGTGCTGCTCGGCGCCGAGGGGTTGGACGAGGCGGTGCGCGCCGTCGGGCTCGAGCCCGTCGGGGTGGAGGACGACGCCGCGGCGGTCGTGACCGGCTACGGCCCCGACGTGCGCTGGCGCGAGGTGATGCGCGCCGCGGTCCGCATCCGCGACGGGCTGTGGTGGGTGGCCAGCAACACCGACCTCTCGATCCCCACGGCGTACGGCACCGCACCCGGGCACGGCGTGCTCGTCGAGACGCTGCAGCGCTTCAGCGGCGTCGACCCGGTCGTCGCCGGCAAACCTGCGCGGCCGCTGCTCGACGAGACCGTGCGCCGGGTGGGCGGCCAGCGGCCGCTGATGGTGGGGGACCGGCTCGACACCGACATCGAGGGAGCCGTCGCCACCGGCGTCGAGGCGCTGCTGGTGCTGACGGGGGTCACCGACCTGGCGGCCCTGCTCTCCGCGCGTGCGCAGGAGCGGCCGACGTACCTGCACCTCGACCTGCGCGGGCTCCTCGAGCCGCACCCCGAGGTGGTCGTCGACGGCACCGGCGCGATCTGCGGCGGATGGACGGCCCGGGTCGACGACGGCCGGCTGGTGGTGCAGGGCCAGGGCGACGAGACCGACTGGTGGCGCTCCGCCGCCGTCGCCGGCTGGGCGCACCTCGACGCCACCGGGGACGTCGCGTCGACCGGCGACCTGGTCGGGCCGCCGACCCCGGTGTCGCGGTAG
- a CDS encoding DUF1015 family protein codes for MDESAVVCPPALAGPVVLHPFRALHLAADRVGSAAGARAFASPHGRVPQRLAGWLREGLAVEEDTPAVWVHEYTARGMTVRGVVGALDLSRQAVPGATPAVLPHERVLPAQVDELERRMHQMQLQPAAILLAHRAGPQQRSLVDRVVAGEPDLEVDDPSGQRHRAWAVTDPGTADELARCLAGTQALIADGHHRYAAYLRLCAEHGADGPWGRGLAMLVDHDDTPLFLGAIHRLLRGASVADLVDRARAHGLDVRTGSRAQALEALDRQVLVVADRRDAAWIRVPADRLPVELLHHDLLPALAAAGLPSPAVDHLHTADQALSGADNAAGTAVLLPALELDEVMRVLRAGRLLPEKATSFQPKPSVGVLMRPVRDGVDDRT; via the coding sequence ATGGACGAGAGCGCTGTGGTCTGCCCGCCCGCCCTCGCCGGACCCGTGGTGCTGCACCCTTTCCGGGCGTTGCACCTGGCCGCCGACCGCGTGGGCAGCGCGGCGGGCGCCCGGGCCTTCGCCTCGCCGCACGGGCGCGTGCCGCAGCGGCTGGCCGGCTGGCTGCGCGAGGGCCTCGCCGTCGAGGAGGACACCCCCGCGGTGTGGGTGCACGAGTACACCGCCCGCGGGATGACCGTGCGTGGTGTGGTCGGGGCTCTCGACCTGTCCCGGCAGGCGGTCCCGGGCGCCACCCCGGCGGTGCTCCCGCACGAGCGGGTGCTGCCCGCGCAGGTCGACGAGCTGGAGCGGCGGATGCACCAGATGCAGCTGCAGCCGGCGGCCATCCTGCTGGCCCACCGTGCCGGCCCCCAGCAGCGCTCCCTGGTCGACCGGGTGGTCGCGGGCGAGCCGGACCTCGAGGTCGACGACCCCAGCGGCCAGCGCCACCGGGCGTGGGCCGTGACCGATCCCGGCACCGCCGACGAGCTCGCCCGGTGCCTGGCCGGCACCCAGGCGCTGATCGCCGACGGGCACCACCGCTACGCGGCGTACCTGAGGCTGTGCGCCGAGCACGGCGCGGACGGTCCGTGGGGCCGGGGCCTGGCGATGCTGGTCGACCACGACGACACCCCGCTGTTCCTCGGCGCCATCCACCGGTTGCTGCGCGGCGCCAGCGTCGCGGACCTCGTCGACCGGGCCCGCGCCCACGGGCTCGACGTGCGCACCGGCAGCCGTGCCCAGGCGCTCGAGGCGCTCGACCGGCAGGTGCTGGTGGTGGCCGACCGGCGCGACGCCGCCTGGATCCGGGTGCCTGCCGATCGGCTGCCCGTGGAGCTGCTGCACCACGACCTGCTTCCGGCCCTGGCCGCGGCGGGGCTGCCGTCGCCTGCCGTCGACCACCTGCACACCGCCGACCAGGCGCTCTCCGGCGCCGACAACGCCGCCGGCACGGCCGTCCTGCTGCCCGCGCTGGAGCTCGACGAGGTGATGCGGGTGCTGCGCGCCGGCAGGTTGCTGCCGGAGAAGGCGACGTCGTTCCAGCCCAAGCCCAGCGTGGGCGTGCTCATGCGCCCGGTGCGCGACGGAGTCGACGACCGGACCTGA
- a CDS encoding single-stranded DNA-binding protein — protein MPTKEQSEDREAVNEVRLQGRLAQDPQLRELPSGDRLWTFRVVVGRPPRPAQADGRGPRGAVDAIECAVWDARVRRSVERWHAGDVVAVEGAVRRRFFRSGAGTASRVEIEVRSGRRLRRAPGA, from the coding sequence ATGCCCACGAAGGAGCAGTCAGAGGATCGCGAGGCGGTCAACGAGGTGCGGCTGCAGGGCCGGCTCGCACAGGACCCGCAGCTGCGCGAGCTGCCCAGCGGTGACCGGTTGTGGACCTTCCGGGTCGTCGTGGGCCGCCCGCCCCGGCCGGCGCAGGCCGACGGGCGCGGTCCCCGGGGCGCCGTGGACGCCATCGAGTGCGCGGTGTGGGACGCGCGGGTGCGTCGCAGCGTGGAGCGCTGGCACGCCGGAGACGTGGTGGCGGTCGAGGGGGCGGTGCGCCGGCGCTTCTTCCGCAGCGGCGCCGGGACGGCCTCGCGGGTGGAGATCGAGGTCAGGTCCGGTCGTCGACTCCGTCGCGCACCGGGCGCATGA